In the Elusimicrobiota bacterium genome, AACTCTAAATGATTTGAGTATTGATGCAGAATTTTGCGAAAAAAGTATTTTTCAAAAAAAACGGAAAGATTCGGTCTGCGTCAACAATATTTTTCCTTATGATATTCACCTGAATGGAAGAAAAATAGTTGGTTCCTGTCAGAGAAAAAGAGGAAGTGCCTTTCTGGTTCAAGGATCTATTCATGTTGAAAAATTAATTACAAATTATAGAGAATTTTCAAAATGCTTAATGGATAATTTTAAAGATATTTTAAAAACGAAGATATTTTCTTCTGAATTAAACAACGAGGAGGTATCTTTATCCGGGGATTTAGCAAAAACCAAATATAGTTCAGATTCATGGAATAAAAAATATTAACATATGAAAAAATTTGAACTTCTTATTAATTCAACTGCAACGGGAATATATATTCTATTGGCGGATACTTTCTTTGAAAAATTAATAGGTTTTATGTTTGCAAAAAAAGCCGATTACGGAATATTATTTCTAAAATGCAGAAGTATTCATACTTTTTTTATGAAATTTAACATAGATGCAGTTTTCTTAGATTCTAAAAATAGAGTAGTAAAAACAATAAAAAACATAAATCCTAGGAAAATTATACTTCCAGTAAAATACGCTGCAAATATCTTAGAATTACCGTCTGGAATTTTAGACACCTCTTCTATAAGGCACGGAGATTTGTTAACCTTCGACTGAAACTCCGCCGACAGGAGTCGGCAGGTTCATCTTCACATTCATCTCCCGACAGAAGGCGAGGGATGAATGCGAAGATGAATAAAATTGAAAATCTTTTAAAATTAGATTCTTTTTGACTTTTCTTTCATTTTTTGCTAAATTTAACGCTCTTAAAACTTGCTTGAAATCGTTTGAAAGATTAGAGCCCGCCGATTGTTTATCGGGTCAAATTCTTTAGAAAAGAGTTTTTATGTCGGTAGTTAAAGAAGGATTATTTTTAATAATAATCCCTTTGGTTTTAGGTTTTTTTTTCTTATTTATAATTAAAGAACTTGGTATTATATTAATAATATTGGCTCTTTTTTTTGCTTATTTTTTTCGCGACCCTGCAAGGGAAATAGTAAAAAGTCGCGATGAAATACT is a window encoding:
- a CDS encoding DUF192 domain-containing protein encodes the protein MKKFELLINSTATGIYILLADTFFEKLIGFMFAKKADYGILFLKCRSIHTFFMKFNIDAVFLDSKNRVVKTIKNINPRKIILPVKYAANILELPSGILDTSSIRHGDLLTFD